A portion of the Calothrix sp. 336/3 genome contains these proteins:
- a CDS encoding Spx/MgsR family RNA polymerase-binding regulatory protein, producing MSLKIYGIPTCSTCKKALQWVQSQGVVHEFINTKEQAPTSEMITSWVNSLGASALKNTSGLSYRSLGAEKKTWTDAQWITAFAEDAMLLKRPLFVKDGNAVMAGFKDKDMTIRDLHRMIDPMMRER from the coding sequence ATGTCTCTGAAAATCTATGGCATTCCCACCTGTAGCACCTGTAAAAAAGCTCTGCAATGGGTGCAAAGTCAAGGAGTTGTCCATGAATTCATCAATACTAAAGAACAAGCTCCCACCTCAGAAATGATTACAAGCTGGGTGAATTCTTTGGGTGCTTCCGCGCTGAAAAATACTTCTGGTTTATCCTACCGTTCTCTAGGAGCAGAAAAGAAAACATGGACAGATGCACAATGGATTACAGCCTTTGCTGAAGATGCTATGTTACTCAAACGCCCTCTTTTTGTGAAAGATGGAAATGCAGTCATGGCTGGATTTAAAGATAAAGATATGACAATAAGAGACCTCCACAGAATGATTGATCCTATGATGAGAGAAAGATAA
- a CDS encoding MFS transporter, giving the protein MFRSFRNPVFARLYAAQSISLLGDALTWVGLALVAFELAGEQSAVVLSTALTLRVTAFVLLAPLAGVIADRLDRKVIMVVTHLARMAIVGLLPFVTQTWQIYILILGLNIFNAFFTPTYQATIPLVTGKDDYPQAIALSSTTYQLLGVIGPGIAGGIAAFTGARQVFFWDAGSFLVAGVLILTLPGQLKVESRQGLPSQKGRTWQDIKSGTTQLFADSALRYGLLMQLVSSIAGAEILINTVGYVQGTLKLGNVSYGWVMAAFGTGATLASVAIGMVGNKLPRTTLVLWGGLLITLALLPANAANLWVLMALWLLAGVGQNCVNLPMQTLIADRISTEMQGRVYGAHFAWSHFWWLISYPLAGWLGGNFPSVEFFYGGLIGLFLLLIVQLTKSEITPVPVKFPD; this is encoded by the coding sequence ATGTTTCGTAGTTTCAGAAACCCGGTATTTGCTAGACTCTACGCTGCTCAAAGCATAAGTCTGTTGGGTGATGCGCTAACTTGGGTTGGTTTAGCTTTAGTTGCCTTTGAATTAGCTGGAGAACAATCGGCAGTGGTACTGTCTACTGCTCTGACTCTACGGGTGACAGCATTTGTGTTGCTTGCTCCCCTTGCTGGGGTAATTGCCGATCGCCTAGATCGCAAGGTAATTATGGTAGTCACTCACCTAGCTCGGATGGCAATTGTGGGGTTGCTGCCTTTTGTGACGCAGACATGGCAGATATATATATTAATACTAGGATTAAATATATTTAACGCCTTTTTTACCCCCACTTACCAAGCGACAATTCCCCTAGTTACGGGAAAGGATGATTATCCCCAGGCGATCGCCCTTTCTAGTACAACCTATCAGTTACTAGGTGTAATTGGTCCCGGTATCGCTGGAGGGATTGCCGCATTCACGGGAGCAAGGCAAGTATTTTTCTGGGATGCTGGTAGTTTTTTAGTGGCAGGTGTATTAATTTTAACTTTACCTGGTCAATTAAAAGTTGAGTCTCGTCAGGGATTACCGAGTCAGAAGGGTCGAACTTGGCAGGATATCAAAAGCGGCACAACTCAGTTATTTGCAGATTCTGCCCTCCGCTATGGGTTGTTGATGCAATTAGTTAGCTCCATTGCTGGGGCGGAGATTTTGATTAACACTGTTGGCTACGTTCAAGGTACTCTCAAACTCGGCAACGTCAGCTATGGCTGGGTTATGGCTGCCTTTGGTACGGGGGCAACTCTGGCATCGGTAGCGATTGGGATGGTTGGAAACAAGCTGCCTCGAACAACCCTGGTGTTGTGGGGTGGGTTGCTAATCACCCTTGCTCTGCTGCCTGCCAATGCTGCTAATTTATGGGTTTTGATGGCTCTCTGGCTGTTGGCGGGTGTGGGACAAAATTGTGTTAATTTACCAATGCAAACATTAATTGCTGACCGTATTTCTACTGAGATGCAGGGACGAGTTTACGGCGCACATTTTGCTTGGAGTCATTTCTGGTGGCTGATATCCTATCCTTTGGCGGGTTGGTTGGGTGGTAACTTCCCTTCGGTGGAGTTTTTCTATGGTGGTTTAATTGGCTTATTTTTGCTCCTGATTGTACAGCTCACAAAGAGCGAAATAACACCCGTCCCGGTAAAATTTCCTGATTAA
- a CDS encoding virulence factor SrfB, with product MPVKIELFSRYQLRTNLNDSSLLLLPGIEIKPTHNINFPHISRIQITVTGTPGDLAANMQNAYMSVDFGTIKLLRLTSPQRLRQNECRWHQPLPVGVNCHLNVTVEYYDPDVRGSADLSQSHLATADCLIWTYPVEEQPVTEVVVNPVAEKKPEITYPGWFAIDFGTSNSTVTLYDPKVIVTPHSLPAEQESRLRDRLLPWIDARPQDDIPGVSQEAWVQEWQRFLTELSKNLQELGSVNVQNIQGEQLLEVVRQVEISLSKRLPWFRRASSKRLNQIYHEVFRVPPLEWQSLIPVELDKTRRLSEISSELEVTNLQPELQVSLGDIAKQHRLDAIRNGEAIEGRFLHSPKRYFGQERTFSMNLQGEIASIPVNQLLQAAYSHLIELTEKYRQSSGKCSQGKFYRAVVTYPTIASPFIRREIEQLVKQLDIADVQMAYDEAVSVAIFFLWREFGGDLNVGIESFKTRCRHDGEKWWQNVLVLDIGGGTTDLALIRLTLEEINPFEVGEDRGDGGRYYKLTPKLLGSSGHLQLGGELITLRLFLLLKAAVADCLLSAVAEDVIPKNTLKVQPEELSDRFLDNGKFQPGTLLGCVDSEVREGEAYKEALNDAEKVIPTRWKNQPSRLQSFYTLWEYAETVKQQLGQKHSTAGNFILDGEQIAELLAQNDINLPQGVIGSLQVTLTPDQFTRAVAPVVREAISIAQGLINSAFNNNQEQVDWLILSGKTCNLQLVETELYRVFSQSPHFLWNAERVTFEPEYTKLATSAGACFAEKLRQLSFSPQQAKELLKKGANQLYIDVKNLFYFLPCSFVREVIGGTPDPIFHAGQELYQLSATDNLAKYRSAWLGMQLTNNIRRQDFENMKLQLWGSYNGDALMKKLGMSEDDFKNHIFVQFEINQKLDIDLLLCHDKPHYLIPNHLPSLDAAAAIGVSSVITASGTIICDIAVNVAESAIALKTDAHTLIFDSNQDYSKQLQNFRSSDKSSPEEGLISELPPFPASGKHSFYFQFRNPESNTWELIGELPQPQITSEYPCKYYVTLNQQGIIRIHPFEVPYFISTSVECLQQPGCVFRDSLQPQSNNVETERDPFCGVH from the coding sequence ATGCCAGTTAAAATCGAACTATTTAGTCGCTATCAACTCAGAACAAATCTCAACGATTCTTCCCTGTTACTACTTCCCGGAATCGAAATCAAACCTACCCATAATATTAATTTTCCCCATATTTCCCGAATTCAAATCACTGTCACAGGAACACCTGGTGATTTAGCGGCAAATATGCAAAATGCTTATATGAGCGTAGATTTTGGTACGATTAAGTTACTGAGATTGACGAGTCCCCAGCGACTGAGACAGAACGAATGCCGTTGGCATCAGCCTTTACCAGTGGGTGTAAATTGTCACCTGAACGTGACTGTAGAATATTATGACCCAGATGTGCGAGGCAGCGCAGATTTATCCCAGAGTCACCTTGCCACAGCAGATTGTCTGATTTGGACGTATCCTGTAGAAGAGCAACCTGTAACTGAAGTGGTGGTGAATCCTGTGGCAGAGAAAAAACCAGAAATTACCTATCCGGGATGGTTTGCCATTGATTTTGGCACTTCTAACTCTACAGTTACACTCTACGACCCCAAGGTGATTGTTACACCCCACAGTTTACCAGCAGAGCAGGAATCTAGATTGCGCGATCGCCTATTGCCATGGATTGATGCACGTCCCCAGGATGACATCCCGGGAGTGAGTCAGGAAGCGTGGGTACAGGAGTGGCAAAGGTTTCTCACAGAACTCAGTAAAAACTTGCAGGAGTTGGGTTCGGTAAATGTGCAAAATATTCAGGGTGAGCAACTGCTGGAAGTGGTGCGACAGGTGGAAATCTCTCTGAGTAAGCGTTTACCCTGGTTTCGTCGTGCTTCTAGTAAACGTCTCAATCAAATTTACCACGAAGTTTTTCGCGTGCCACCCCTGGAATGGCAAAGTTTGATACCTGTGGAGTTGGATAAAACTCGGCGGTTGAGTGAGATTTCTAGTGAGTTGGAAGTCACCAATTTACAGCCAGAATTACAGGTAAGTTTAGGGGATATTGCCAAACAGCACCGTCTGGATGCAATTAGAAATGGGGAAGCTATTGAGGGACGATTTTTGCACTCTCCCAAGCGCTATTTTGGACAGGAGCGTACTTTTAGTATGAATCTCCAGGGGGAAATTGCCAGTATTCCTGTTAATCAATTACTCCAAGCTGCTTACTCTCACCTGATTGAATTAACAGAAAAGTATCGTCAAAGTTCTGGCAAATGTTCCCAAGGAAAATTTTATCGCGCCGTTGTCACCTACCCCACCATTGCTTCCCCCTTCATTCGCCGAGAAATTGAGCAGTTGGTGAAGCAGCTAGATATTGCCGATGTGCAAATGGCTTATGATGAAGCGGTATCCGTGGCAATTTTCTTTCTCTGGCGAGAATTTGGCGGTGATTTGAATGTGGGAATTGAGTCATTCAAAACTCGCTGTCGTCATGATGGGGAAAAATGGTGGCAAAATGTCTTGGTGTTAGATATCGGGGGAGGAACAACGGATTTAGCTTTAATTCGTCTAACTTTGGAAGAAATTAACCCCTTTGAGGTAGGAGAAGATCGGGGAGACGGGGGACGTTATTATAAATTAACTCCCAAATTACTTGGTTCCTCAGGGCATTTACAATTGGGGGGAGAATTAATTACCCTACGTTTATTCTTACTTCTGAAAGCTGCCGTTGCTGACTGTTTACTGAGTGCAGTTGCCGAGGATGTCATCCCCAAGAATACCTTAAAAGTACAACCGGAAGAATTGAGCGATCGCTTCCTTGATAACGGTAAATTCCAACCGGGAACCCTCCTGGGTTGTGTAGATAGTGAAGTCAGGGAAGGAGAAGCATATAAAGAAGCGCTCAATGATGCAGAAAAAGTGATTCCGACGCGCTGGAAAAATCAACCTTCCCGGTTACAAAGCTTTTATACCCTCTGGGAATATGCAGAAACAGTCAAACAACAACTCGGTCAAAAGCATAGCACCGCAGGTAACTTTATTCTCGATGGGGAACAAATCGCCGAGTTACTCGCACAAAATGACATTAATCTACCCCAGGGTGTGATTGGGAGTTTGCAAGTTACCCTCACCCCCGACCAGTTTACCAGAGCAGTTGCCCCCGTAGTCCGAGAAGCCATCAGTATTGCCCAAGGGTTAATTAATAGTGCTTTTAATAATAATCAAGAACAGGTAGATTGGTTAATTCTCTCCGGAAAAACCTGTAATTTACAACTTGTAGAAACAGAACTTTACCGCGTCTTCAGTCAGTCACCCCATTTTCTCTGGAATGCGGAGCGAGTCACCTTTGAACCAGAATATACCAAACTTGCCACCTCCGCCGGTGCTTGTTTTGCTGAAAAATTACGACAGTTGAGTTTCTCCCCCCAACAGGCAAAAGAATTGCTGAAAAAAGGAGCTAACCAACTATATATAGATGTGAAAAATCTCTTCTATTTTCTCCCTTGTTCCTTTGTGCGGGAAGTAATTGGCGGTACACCCGACCCGATTTTCCATGCTGGACAAGAATTGTATCAGCTTTCTGCCACCGATAACCTTGCTAAATATCGCAGTGCTTGGTTAGGAATGCAATTAACTAATAATATCCGTCGCCAAGACTTCGAGAACATGAAATTACAACTATGGGGTAGTTATAACGGCGATGCTTTAATGAAAAAATTGGGAATGTCTGAAGACGACTTCAAAAATCATATCTTCGTGCAATTTGAAATCAATCAAAAACTCGACATTGATTTACTATTGTGTCACGACAAACCCCACTATCTTATCCCTAACCATCTTCCCAGTTTAGACGCCGCCGCCGCCATTGGTGTCTCCTCAGTAATTACCGCATCCGGTACCATCATCTGTGATATTGCCGTTAACGTTGCCGAATCGGCGATCGCCCTCAAAACCGACGCTCACACCCTGATATTTGATAGCAACCAAGACTACAGCAAACAACTTCAAAACTTCCGCTCCTCCGATAAATCATCCCCAGAAGAGGGATTAATTAGCGAACTTCCACCCTTTCCCGCTAGTGGCAAACATTCCTTCTACTTCCAATTCCGTAACCCCGAATCCAACACCTGGGAACTCATCGGTGAATTACCCCAACCCCAAATCACCAGCGAATATCCCTGTAAATACTACGTCACCCTGAATCAACAAGGTATAATCCGTATCCATCCCTTTGAAGTTCCCTATTTCATCAGCACCAGTGTCGAGTGTTTACAACAACCCGGATGTGTCTTTCGAGACAGCCTTCAACCCCAATCAAATAACGTCGAAACAGAGCGCGATCCCTTCTGTGGGGTGCATTGA
- a CDS encoding tetratricopeptide repeat protein — protein sequence MKHYHRRQVSLTALMTLLLTVALPVANFPSLLITPQVLAQTADARKAEADRLLQQGIKQYQTSQFTAALQSWEQALKIYREIKDRQGEGTALGNLGVAYRDLRDYQKAIEFHQQSLAIFKQIGDKAGEGTALQNLGAAYDSLGDYQKAIDFHQQSLAIAKEIGDKAGEGRALGNLGNAYYSLGNYKKAIEFHQQSLAIAKQIGDKAGEGRALGNLGTAYDSLGDYQKAIEFHQQRLAIAQQIGDKAGVGKALGNLGNAYHSLGDYQKAIEFLQQGLAIFKQIGDRAGEGTILGNLGIAYYSLGDYQKAIEFHQQGEIWELLTIP from the coding sequence ATGAAACACTACCATCGTCGCCAAGTTAGTTTAACTGCATTGATGACACTGTTGTTAACCGTTGCCCTACCCGTTGCTAATTTTCCATCACTATTAATTACACCCCAAGTTTTGGCACAAACAGCAGATGCACGAAAAGCTGAGGCTGATCGGTTATTGCAGCAGGGTATTAAGCAGTATCAAACCAGTCAATTTACCGCCGCGTTGCAGTCTTGGGAGCAAGCGTTAAAAATCTACCGGGAAATTAAAGACCGTCAGGGTGAAGGTACCGCATTGGGGAATCTGGGAGTTGCTTACCGTGACTTAAGGGACTATCAAAAAGCGATTGAGTTTCACCAACAATCTTTAGCAATTTTCAAACAAATCGGCGACAAAGCTGGTGAAGGTACTGCCTTGCAGAATCTGGGAGCTGCTTACGATTCCCTAGGGGACTATCAAAAAGCCATTGACTTCCACCAACAATCTTTAGCAATTGCTAAAGAAATAGGCGACAAAGCTGGTGAAGGTCGTGCCTTGGGAAATCTGGGAAATGCTTACTATTCCCTAGGGAACTATAAAAAAGCCATTGAGTTCCACCAACAATCTTTAGCGATCGCCAAGCAAATCGGCGACAAAGCTGGTGAAGGTCGTGCCTTGGGGAATCTGGGAACTGCTTACGATTCTCTAGGGGACTATCAAAAAGCCATTGAATTCCACCAACAACGTTTAGCGATCGCCCAACAAATCGGCGACAAAGCTGGTGTTGGTAAAGCCTTGGGGAATCTGGGAAATGCTTACCATTCCCTAGGGGACTATCAAAAAGCCATTGAGTTCCTCCAACAAGGTTTAGCAATTTTCAAACAAATCGGTGACAGAGCTGGTGAAGGTACTATCTTGGGAAATCTGGGAATTGCTTACTATTCCCTAGGGGACTATCAAAAAGCCATTGAGTTCCATCAGCAAGGGGAAATCTGGGAATTGCTTACTATTCCCTAG
- a CDS encoding ribonuclease Z, with translation MQITFLGTSSGVPTRSRNVSSVALRLPQRAEFWLFDCGEGTQHQLLRSDLKTSQLSRIFITHMHGDHIFGLMGLLASCGLAGNIERVDIYGPPGLQEYLQAASRYSHTHFSYPMKIHAVRPGIVYEDEDFTVTCGLLHHRIPAFGYRIAEKDRSGRFDVEKAKALGIPSGRVYGQLKRGETVTLDDGRVIDGRELCGPTEIGRKIAYCTDTVYCDGAVALAEDVDVLIHEATFAHQDAEMAFQRLHSTSTMAAQTALVGGAHRLIMTHFSPRYAPGNQIELKDLLQEARAIFPNTHMAHDFMTYDVPRRREEKLATAIAS, from the coding sequence GTGCAGATAACATTCTTAGGGACGAGTTCCGGGGTACCCACGCGATCGCGCAATGTTTCCAGTGTCGCCCTGAGATTACCACAACGAGCAGAGTTTTGGCTGTTTGACTGCGGAGAAGGAACTCAGCATCAATTACTACGCAGTGATTTAAAAACCAGTCAACTCTCCCGAATTTTTATCACCCATATGCACGGTGATCATATCTTCGGTTTGATGGGTTTACTTGCTAGTTGTGGTTTAGCTGGCAATATTGAACGTGTTGATATCTATGGACCTCCAGGACTACAAGAATATCTGCAAGCCGCTTCCCGTTACTCCCACACTCACTTTTCCTACCCGATGAAAATCCATGCGGTGCGTCCGGGGATAGTTTACGAAGATGAGGATTTTACGGTAACTTGTGGTCTTTTACATCACCGCATTCCTGCCTTTGGGTATCGTATTGCGGAAAAAGACCGTTCTGGGCGTTTTGATGTGGAAAAAGCCAAAGCCCTAGGTATACCTTCCGGTCGGGTTTACGGTCAACTCAAGCGGGGTGAAACTGTTACTTTAGATGATGGTAGAGTCATTGATGGTCGGGAACTCTGCGGACCCACGGAAATAGGACGTAAAATTGCTTACTGTACTGATACTGTGTACTGTGATGGAGCGGTGGCATTAGCGGAAGATGTAGATGTCTTAATTCATGAGGCAACCTTTGCCCATCAAGATGCAGAAATGGCATTTCAGCGCCTCCATTCTACCTCTACCATGGCAGCCCAAACTGCCCTTGTTGGTGGGGCACACCGTTTAATTATGACCCATTTCAGCCCGCGCTATGCCCCAGGTAATCAAATAGAACTGAAAGATTTGCTACAAGAAGCACGAGCGATTTTCCCCAATACCCACATGGCACATGATTTTATGACCTACGATGTACCTAGGCGAAGGGAAGAGAAATTAGCTACAGCGATCGCCTCCTGA
- a CDS encoding type II toxin-antitoxin system VapC family toxin, giving the protein MSGKRYLLDTNAIVALLNASPALVTLLQSAEWVGISVISKIEFLAFSGLNESDCNLFEEFLKRVEVIDLATSNNLLIEQIINVRLQYRVKLPDAIIASTALQVGASLVTGDRELNQVTSLTVISW; this is encoded by the coding sequence ATGAGTGGTAAACGTTACCTGCTGGACACAAATGCCATAGTTGCCTTATTAAATGCTTCTCCAGCGTTGGTGACATTATTGCAAAGCGCCGAATGGGTGGGAATTTCCGTCATTAGTAAAATTGAATTTTTAGCGTTTTCTGGGCTAAATGAAAGCGATTGCAATCTATTTGAAGAGTTTCTCAAGCGTGTCGAGGTAATTGACTTAGCTACTAGTAATAATTTACTAATCGAACAGATTATTAACGTCCGGTTGCAATATCGGGTAAAACTCCCAGACGCGATTATTGCTTCAACAGCACTTCAAGTAGGGGCTAGTCTAGTAACAGGCGATCGCGAATTAAATCAAGTCACAAGTTTGACAGTAATTAGCTGGTAA
- a CDS encoding ISAzo13 family transposase, with translation MQLTENLKSLYIKTAKKLKGSDRRQFMAEVVKGLGIGGQTLVERELGWNRRTIRKGMQELESGQPFIDGFERSGRRRVETKLPNLLSDIKSLVDPQSQTDPSFKSIRLYTRMTASEVRRQLIEQCGYSDEELPSSETIRRRLNDLGYTLKRVLKTKPTKKIPETEAIFEQVEQINTEADNDPHTLRISIDAKVAVKVGEFDRGGKTRVPTISLDHDFAPETTLIPYGIFLPEYNELFLFFVSSKLTADCIVDIVESWWQSIKHRFTHIQKLVINQDNGPENHSRRTQFMKRIIDFATSSKLSLQLAYYPPYHSKYNPVERCFGWLEQHWNGSLVDTVEAVLNFAKTLTFKGQNPVVTLVEKVYSTGVKLTNKAMAEVEKQIYRLPNLRKWFVEVFAKPA, from the coding sequence ATTCAACTCACCGAAAATCTAAAATCTCTTTACATCAAAACAGCGAAAAAACTCAAGGGAAGCGACCGACGACAATTCATGGCAGAAGTGGTCAAAGGGTTGGGAATAGGTGGACAGACTTTAGTAGAACGTGAATTGGGGTGGAATAGACGCACTATCCGTAAAGGGATGCAGGAGTTAGAGAGTGGTCAGCCTTTTATTGATGGTTTCGAGCGTAGTGGACGTAGGCGGGTGGAAACAAAATTACCAAACTTGTTGTCGGATATTAAATCTTTAGTAGACCCACAAAGCCAAACTGACCCCAGCTTTAAAAGTATCCGTTTATATACACGCATGACTGCAAGTGAAGTACGTCGTCAGCTAATTGAACAATGTGGTTATAGTGACGAAGAACTACCTTCATCAGAGACAATTCGACGACGATTGAATGATTTGGGTTATACCTTAAAACGAGTTCTTAAAACTAAGCCTACCAAGAAGATTCCAGAAACAGAAGCCATTTTTGAACAAGTCGAGCAAATCAATACTGAAGCTGATAATGATCCTCATACTCTGCGAATCTCCATTGATGCGAAGGTGGCAGTTAAAGTTGGAGAATTTGACAGAGGTGGAAAAACTCGCGTACCGACTATCTCCCTAGACCATGATTTTGCTCCAGAAACAACCCTTATTCCCTACGGAATTTTTTTACCTGAATACAACGAATTATTTCTATTTTTCGTTTCTTCAAAATTGACTGCTGATTGTATTGTTGACATAGTTGAAAGCTGGTGGCAAAGCATTAAACATCGATTTACTCACATTCAAAAACTGGTAATTAATCAAGATAATGGACCAGAAAATCATTCCCGTCGTACCCAATTCATGAAGCGCATTATTGACTTTGCTACATCGTCTAAACTGTCATTGCAACTTGCTTATTATCCCCCTTATCATAGCAAATATAATCCAGTGGAGCGTTGTTTTGGCTGGTTAGAGCAGCATTGGAATGGTAGTTTAGTTGACACTGTTGAAGCGGTACTGAATTTCGCTAAAACCCTTACCTTTAAAGGACAAAATCCAGTGGTGACTCTAGTTGAAAAAGTCTATTCTACTGGGGTTAAGCTGACAAACAAAGCGATGGCGGAAGTCGAAAAACAGATTTATCGTCTTCCCAATCTCAGAAAATGGTTTGTGGAAGTTTTTGCTAAACCAGCATAA
- a CDS encoding CHAT domain-containing protein, translated as MGIAYYSLGDYQKAIEFHQQGLAIAKQIGDKAGEGRALGNLGSAYHSLGDYQKAIEFHQQRLAIAQQIGDKAGVGKALGNLGNAYHSLGDYQKAIEFLQQGLAIFKQIGDRAGEGTILGNLGNAYHSLGDYQKAIEFHQQGLAIFKQIDNKAGVGGALRNLGNAYYFLGDSKKAIELLQQGLAIAKQIGDKNGEGAALNNLGATLFKSGDLAEAQKVLKQGIEVWKSQHGRQGKDEFKISIFEEQARTYRTLQQVYIAQNQPDAALEVAENGRARAFVDLLASRLNITPTEPTIDQIKQIAKAQNSTLLQYSIIYNEFKINGKEEAKESELYIWVIKPTGEITFRKVDLKPLWQKENTNLDRLTTTSRESIGARGTAFRTIIVSQNPDTPKAANKLKRLHELLIDPIADLLPRNPSDRVTFIPQSSLFLVPFPALRDKDGKYLIEKHTILTSPSIQVLDLTRKQKQRIGNKPIQTNNALIVGNPTMPFVPPKIGEAPQQLSPLPGTEREAKAIAKLFKTQALIGNKATEIEVSKRLPQARLIHLATHGLFDDIQGLNSGIALTPSSGNAGNKNNEKEDGLLTAGEILDLKLNAELVVLSACDTGRGKISGDGVIGLSRSLITAGVPSVLVSLWAVPDAPTAELMTEFYQNLQKSPDKAQALRQAMLTTMKQHPNPSSWAAFTLIGEAE; from the coding sequence CTGGGAATTGCTTACTATTCCCTAGGGGACTATCAAAAAGCCATTGAGTTCCATCAGCAAGGTTTAGCGATCGCCAAACAAATCGGCGATAAAGCAGGTGAAGGTCGTGCCTTGGGGAATCTGGGAAGTGCTTACCATTCCCTAGGGGACTATCAAAAAGCCATTGAATTCCACCAACAACGTTTAGCGATCGCCCAACAAATCGGCGACAAAGCTGGTGTTGGTAAAGCCTTGGGGAATCTGGGAAATGCTTACCATTCCCTAGGGGACTATCAAAAAGCCATTGAGTTCCTCCAACAAGGTTTAGCAATTTTCAAACAAATCGGTGACAGAGCTGGTGAAGGTACTATCTTGGGAAATCTGGGAAATGCTTACCATTCCCTAGGGGACTATCAAAAAGCCATTGAGTTCCATCAGCAAGGTTTAGCAATTTTCAAACAAATCGACAACAAAGCTGGTGTTGGTGGTGCTTTGCGGAATCTGGGAAATGCTTACTATTTCCTAGGAGACTCTAAAAAAGCGATTGAGCTCCTCCAACAAGGTTTAGCGATCGCCAAACAAATCGGCGACAAAAATGGTGAAGGTGCTGCCCTAAATAATCTGGGAGCTACTTTGTTCAAATCGGGGGATCTTGCAGAAGCCCAAAAGGTATTAAAACAGGGGATTGAGGTTTGGAAGTCTCAACACGGTAGACAAGGGAAAGATGAGTTTAAAATCTCCATTTTTGAGGAACAGGCACGCACCTATCGTACTTTACAACAAGTCTACATTGCCCAAAATCAACCTGATGCCGCTTTAGAAGTGGCGGAAAATGGACGCGCTAGGGCTTTTGTGGATTTACTGGCTAGCCGTCTCAATATTACCCCCACAGAACCAACCATTGACCAAATTAAACAAATTGCCAAAGCCCAAAATTCTACCCTCCTTCAATATTCAATTATTTATAACGAATTCAAAATCAATGGGAAAGAAGAAGCCAAAGAATCGGAATTATATATCTGGGTGATTAAACCCACGGGGGAAATCACCTTCCGCAAAGTTGATTTAAAACCCTTGTGGCAAAAAGAAAATACTAATTTAGATCGTCTTACCACCACCAGTCGTGAATCCATTGGTGCAAGAGGCACAGCTTTTCGTACTATTATTGTTTCCCAAAACCCCGACACACCCAAAGCAGCCAATAAACTCAAACGTCTCCACGAATTATTAATCGACCCCATCGCTGATTTATTACCCAGAAACCCTAGCGACAGAGTTACATTCATTCCTCAAAGTAGCCTATTCCTCGTTCCCTTCCCCGCACTCCGGGATAAAGACGGGAAATATTTAATCGAAAAACACACAATTCTCACCTCCCCCTCGATTCAGGTTCTCGATTTAACCCGCAAACAAAAACAACGCATCGGTAACAAACCCATCCAAACCAATAACGCGCTGATTGTCGGTAATCCCACGATGCCTTTCGTACCACCGAAAATTGGCGAAGCACCGCAACAATTATCACCCCTACCGGGTACGGAACGGGAAGCCAAAGCCATTGCGAAATTATTCAAAACCCAAGCCCTAATTGGCAACAAAGCCACGGAAATAGAAGTCAGCAAACGCCTACCCCAAGCACGATTGATTCACTTAGCTACCCACGGATTATTTGACGACATTCAAGGTTTAAATAGTGGCATTGCTCTCACCCCATCATCTGGTAATGCAGGTAATAAAAATAACGAAAAAGAAGATGGTTTATTAACAGCAGGGGAAATCCTGGATTTAAAACTCAACGCTGAACTAGTAGTTTTAAGTGCTTGCGATACCGGAAGAGGTAAGATTTCTGGGGATGGGGTAATTGGTTTATCTCGCTCCCTCATTACCGCCGGTGTACCCAGTGTCTTAGTATCTCTCTGGGCGGTTCCTGACGCGCCTACAGCCGAGTTAATGACGGAATTTTATCAAAATCTGCAAAAAAGCCCCGATAAAGCCCAGGCGCTGCGACAGGCAATGTTAACGACGATGAAACAGCACCCTAATCCCAGTTCTTGGGCAGCTTTTACCCTAATTGGGGAAGCGGAGTAA